A DNA window from Trypanosoma brucei brucei TREU927 chromosome 11 chr11_scaffold01 genomic scaffold, whole genome shotgun sequence contains the following coding sequences:
- a CDS encoding calmodulin, putative — protein MADLLTVEQITELKEAFAVFDTDCDGNITVDDLSNVFAAIGQKVSREKLQMMMNEADLDSNGVIDFPEFLTLVATKLNDPEEKELKLRRAFELYDLGNTGFITTTDLRIVMERLGCYLTPEKAFEMINEADLDGDGRLSYEEFRRVMVEDSGSIPKKEAFSTD, from the coding sequence ATGGCGGACCTCTTAACGGTAGAGCAAATCACCGAACTGAAGGAAGCATTCGCTGTTTTCGACACAGATTGCGATGGCAACATTACTGTTGATGATCTTTCTAATGTTTTCGCGGCAATTGGACAGAAAGTTTCCCGGGAAAAACtgcagatgatgatgaacgaAGCAGACTTAGACTCAAATGGCGTGATTGATTTCCCGGAGTTTCTTACCCTTGTCGCTACGAAACTAAATGACCCGGAGGAAAAAGAGCTCAAATTGCGTCGGGCATTCGAACTTTACGATCTTGGTAACACTGGTTTCATAACTACAACCGACTTGAGAATCGTGATGGAGCGACTAGGTTGTTACCTTACTCCGGAAAAGGCGTTCGAGATGATAAATGAAGCGGATTTAGACGGAGATGGTCGACTAAGTTACGAGGAGTTCAGACGAGTTATGGTCGAAGATAGTGGATCCATACCGAAGAAGGAAGCGTTTTCAACCGATTAA
- a CDS encoding NUDIX hydrolase (similar to ADP-sugar pyrophosphatase (EC 3.6.1.13) (EC 3.6.1.-) (Nucleosidediphosphate-linked moiety X motif 5) (YSA1H) (HSPC115)(Swiss-Prot:Q9UKK9) (Homo sapiens)) codes for MRDRYIRVGLNVLQERKYLRLCEITYTAEKNGTPEGAREVGDISASKWELVQRTTRQVPLDRYQRTPAPLAVDSTEICAFLSRGNESFLILVAQYRPPLDAVVIEFPAGLIDPGEDAKVAALRELKEETGYSACVEDVFDVSDAVCLEPGLSDSCCQFVKIRVDGDSKINCKPQPQLDDGEDIDVILLPLKLGKNVESDVTPTKMLKRLVAQKEGMNNRTIVDARLYMFLEGLSFFKHTSLKIATL; via the coding sequence ATGAGGGACCGCTATATCAGAGTTGGGTTGAATGTTTTACAGGAACGGAAGTACCTGAGACTTTGTGAAATCACTTACACTGCGGAGAAGAATGGAACGCCAGAAGGAGCCCGAGAAGTGGGTGATATTTCTGCAAGTAAATGGGAGTTAGTTCAGAGGACCACCAGACAAGTTCCGTTGGATAGGTACCAGAGAACGCCCGCACCTCTGGCTGTTGATAGCACTGAAATCtgtgcttttctttctcgcGGCAATGAAAGTTTTCTGATCCTTGTTGCGCAATATCGCCCACCCCTCGATGCTGTTGTCATCGAGTTCCCCGCAGGGTTAATTGACCCCGGGGAAGATGCGAAAGTGGCGGCCTTGAGGGAGcttaaagaagaaacaggaTATTCCGCCTGTGTGGAAGATGTCTTTGATGTCTCTGATGCTGTTTGTCTTGAACCAGGTTTATCGGACTCTTGCTGCCAGTTTGTTAAAATACGTGTGGACGGAGATTCAAAAATCAACTGTAAACCACAACCTCAGCTAGACGACGGGGAGGACATCGATGTCATTTTGCTCCCACTAAAGTTAGGGAAAAATGTCGAAAGCGATGTTACACCCACTAAGATGTTGAAGCGCCTGGTTGcccaaaaggaaggaatgaatAATCGTACGATAGTCGATGCGCGACTGTATATGTTTTTGGAGggcctttctttctttaagcATACGAGTCTGAAAATAGCAACTCTCTGA